Proteins from one Cicer arietinum cultivar CDC Frontier isolate Library 1 chromosome 3, Cicar.CDCFrontier_v2.0, whole genome shotgun sequence genomic window:
- the LOC101510444 gene encoding agamous-like MADS-box protein MADS3, with translation MGRGRVELKRIENKINRQVTFSKRRNGLLKKAYELSVLCDAEIALIIFSSRGKLSEFGSSTSGIAKTLERYQRCSFTSQNDNINENETQNWYQEMSKLKAKYESLQKSQRQLLGEDLGPLNMKELQSLEKQLEGALAQARQRKSQIMIEQMEELRRKERHLGDINKQLRFKLESEGFNLKAIENMWSSNSATVSGGSSFPYQPSETNPMDCQAEPFLQIGYHQYVQAEPSNAPKSMVGETSFIHGWIL, from the exons ATGGGAAGAGGGAGAGTTGAGCTGAAGAGAATAGAGAACAAAATCAACCGTCAAGTAACATTCTCAAAAAGAAGAAATGGTTTGTTGAAGAAAGCTTATGAACTCTCAGTACTATGTGATGCTGAAATTGCCCTTATCATTTTCTCTAGCCGTGGAAAACTCTCTGAATTTGGAAGTTCAACTTCAGG CATTGCCAAAACCCTGGAACGATACCAAAGGTGCTCCTTTACTTCtcaaaatgataatattaatgaAAATGAAACTCAG AATTGGTACCAAGAGATGTCAAAGCTAAAGGCAAAATATGAGTCTCTTCAAAAGTCACAAAG GCAATTGCTAGGGGAAGATCTAGGACCACTGAACATGAAAGAGCTACAAAGTCTTGAAAAACAGCTTGAAGGAGCTTTAGCACAAGCTAGGCAGAGGAAG TCACAAATTATGATTGAACAAATGGAAGAGCTTAGAAGAAAG GAACGCCATCTTGGAGACATAAATAAGCAACTTAGATTCAAG CTTGAATCAGAAGGATTTAATCTTAAAGCTATTGAAAACATGTGGAGCTCTAATTCTGCTACTGTTTCTGGAGGAAGCAGTTTTCCTTATCAGCCTTCTGAAACCAATCCTATGGACTGCCAAGCTGAACCTTTCTTACAAATAGG GTACCATCAATATGTTCAAGCAGAACCATCCAATGCTCCAAAGAGCATGGTTGGTGAGACTAGCTTTATCCATGGATGGATCCTTTGA
- the LOC101508427 gene encoding uncharacterized protein, producing the protein MGHLIQVLRLVDNEKKLVMGYIYATMIKAKEDIRKAFIEQGSKYVDVFAIIDERWKCQLHHPLHIAGYYLNPKYFYSKPEIVNDLILVGGLPLCIEIHGESHQMSDMTTTQLAEYKFVNGLFGFVFHDVSAIGIHSNERRRFEHKRLEDLVFFKYNSALKERYDYLDVINRINLNDNDYYINEFEVGDLGEDGQSVEELVSASDNLTWTDVANANEANESMVYPMRGNKRKGSCKCI; encoded by the exons ATGGGACATCTTATACAAGTGTTAAGACTTGTTGATAATGAGAAAAAACTTGTAATGGGATACATATATGCAACAATGATCAAGGCCAAAGAGGATATTCGAAAAGCTTTCATTGAACAAGGAAGTAAGTACGTAGATGTATTTGCAATCATCGATGAAAGGTGGAAATGTCAACTTCATCATCCATTGCATATTGCAGGCTACTACCTAAATCCAAAGTACTTTTATAGCAAACCAGAAATTGTGAATGATCTCATATTAGTGGGAGGTCTTCCCTTATGCATTGAAATACATGGTGAAAGTCATCAAATGAGTGACATGACTACAACACAGTTGGCAGAATATAAGTTTGTTAATGGTCTCTTTGGATTCG TTTTTCATGATGTGAGCGCAATTGGA ATTCATTCCAATGAGAGACGTAGATTTGAGCATAAGAGGTTGGAAGACTTGGTTTTCTTTAAGTATAACTCGGCTCTGAAAGAGCGATATGATTACCTTGATGTGATTAATCGAATTAACTTGAATGATAATGATTATTATATCAATGAATTTGAAGTGGGGGACTTGGGAGAAGATGGTCAATCTGTTGAAGAATTAGTTTCCGCTAGTGATAATTTAACTTGGACTGATGTTGCCAATGCAAATGAGGCTAATGAGTCAATGGTCTACCCTATGCGGGGCAACAAAAGAAAAGGCAGTTGCAAGTGCATCTAG